The following are from one region of the Pseudohongiella spirulinae genome:
- a CDS encoding inorganic pyrophosphatase has translation MSTSNFSRWRPHPWHGLAVGPDVPRIVTAYIEISPFDQMKYEIDKDSGYLCIDRPQPTSAQQPTLYGFIPRTYCGNRVRDLMPGSECGDGDPLDICVISERAIDRTEILLKAKVVGGLPMNDGGEADDKIIAVLVDDPAFGHVNEISELPPIMIHRIAHYFQTYKMVPGKANKVTIGEAYGFQRAAQVIEASMADYQDDYGDLPQD, from the coding sequence ATGAGCACAAGTAATTTTTCACGCTGGCGTCCACACCCATGGCATGGCCTGGCCGTCGGGCCCGATGTACCCAGAATCGTCACCGCCTATATTGAAATAAGCCCCTTTGATCAGATGAAGTACGAAATCGACAAGGATAGTGGTTATTTGTGCATCGACCGACCGCAGCCCACATCCGCTCAGCAGCCCACATTGTACGGTTTTATCCCGCGCACTTATTGTGGCAACCGGGTGCGCGACCTGATGCCAGGTTCTGAATGTGGCGACGGGGACCCCCTGGATATTTGTGTCATCAGTGAACGCGCCATAGACCGCACAGAAATTCTGCTGAAAGCCAAAGTCGTCGGCGGTCTGCCGATGAACGACGGCGGTGAAGCCGATGACAAGATTATCGCTGTACTGGTTGACGATCCGGCCTTCGGTCACGTAAACGAAATCAGTGAACTGCCACCGATCATGATTCACCGCATTGCGCACTACTTCCAGACCTACAAAATGGTGCCCGGCAAAGCCAACAAGGTCACTATCGGCGAAGCTTACGGTTTCCAGCGGGCCGCTCAGGTCATTGAAGCATCCATGGCTGACTATCAGGACGACTACGGCGACCTGCCTCAGGACTGA
- a CDS encoding SDR family NAD(P)-dependent oxidoreductase, translated as MQIGEKTAFITGAASGLGLAAAQRFVAEGARVFMFDLDAERVSDQARALGDRAGWASGDVSNEQDVKAAIDKAVSQFGAIHINVNSAGIGSAGKTVGREGPLPLVQFNRIINVNLIGTFNVLRLCAAQMASQTAVNDDNERGVIVNVASVAAYDGQMGQAAYSASKGGIVSMTLPIARDLARSGIRVVTVAPGIFSTPLMEASPQPVKDALVDMIQFPKRMGAPSEFADMALNIVQCNYLNGEVIRLDAGIRMSAR; from the coding sequence ATGCAGATTGGAGAAAAAACAGCTTTTATCACCGGGGCCGCCTCGGGTTTGGGTCTGGCGGCCGCGCAGCGCTTTGTAGCTGAAGGTGCCCGGGTATTTATGTTTGATCTGGATGCTGAGCGGGTCAGCGATCAGGCCAGGGCGCTAGGTGACAGGGCAGGCTGGGCCTCCGGCGATGTGAGTAATGAACAGGATGTAAAAGCGGCGATAGACAAAGCGGTCAGCCAGTTTGGTGCCATCCATATTAATGTTAACAGCGCCGGTATTGGCAGCGCTGGCAAGACTGTCGGACGAGAGGGTCCGTTGCCGCTTGTTCAGTTTAATCGCATTATCAACGTCAATTTGATAGGCACCTTCAACGTGCTGCGCCTCTGTGCTGCGCAGATGGCCAGCCAGACAGCGGTTAATGACGACAACGAGCGAGGTGTGATTGTTAATGTAGCCTCAGTAGCCGCCTACGATGGTCAGATGGGGCAGGCAGCCTACAGCGCTTCCAAGGGCGGTATCGTGTCGATGACCTTGCCGATTGCGCGTGACCTGGCACGTAGTGGTATCCGGGTGGTAACCGTTGCACCGGGCATCTTTTCTACACCCTTGATGGAAGCTTCACCACAGCCTGTTAAAGACGCATTGGTGGATATGATTCAGTTTCCCAAGCGCATGGGCGCGCCATCCGAGTTTGCAGACATGGCTCTGAACATCGTGCAGTGCAATTATCTTAATGGAGAGGTTATTCGTCTGGATGCCGGCATCCGCATGTCGGCCCGCTAA
- a CDS encoding amidase: MLNAEEFQKHDAVGLAELRASSQVSAVELLQSALQLADKLNPALNAIVYRDDEAALKTARRLDKDDEHGRLTGVPFLIKEVNAVAGWPHTRSMTLYRKQISETDSRVVQRYRSGGLVPFGSTNTPELCLTISTEHSLFGPCKNPHSHGHSAGGSSGGAAAAVAAGIVPAADASDGGGSIRVPAACCGLIGLKPSRGLTVVEPDMGSAWSGMSVSHVVTRSVRDSAAFLDLLKLDRADLFALPAADTPFFDHYERATGPLKIAFQTQSPDGSPLHPDCLQAAELAARQCESLGHHVEPVTLPINYQEIGQAMSTLIGIHVAQIVRPGLEQQELELDQANLSESARRMATRGFKSSAMDYLQALDVLKRTERQMAAFHQQYNLILSPVLTQPPVELGWLDMNSPDIREYARRYAAYSPFTALFNGTGQPSISLPLHKSESGLPIGVMFSAAWGQDLQLLQLANSLTPELVAVAAS, from the coding sequence ATGTTGAATGCCGAAGAATTCCAGAAACACGATGCCGTCGGACTGGCCGAGTTGAGAGCCAGTTCTCAAGTCTCCGCCGTTGAACTGTTGCAATCGGCCCTGCAACTTGCTGACAAATTGAATCCGGCATTAAACGCTATTGTTTACCGGGATGATGAAGCAGCGCTGAAGACTGCCCGGCGACTGGACAAAGATGATGAACATGGACGATTGACGGGTGTGCCCTTCCTGATCAAGGAGGTCAATGCCGTCGCCGGCTGGCCGCATACCCGCAGTATGACACTGTACCGTAAGCAGATCAGTGAGACAGACAGCCGTGTTGTACAGCGTTATCGCAGCGGCGGGCTGGTGCCCTTTGGAAGCACCAATACGCCTGAATTGTGCCTGACGATAAGCACCGAACATTCGCTGTTTGGTCCCTGCAAAAATCCACACAGCCACGGCCATTCCGCGGGCGGCTCCAGTGGTGGCGCGGCCGCCGCTGTTGCCGCGGGCATCGTACCCGCTGCCGACGCCAGTGACGGGGGCGGATCCATCCGCGTACCGGCCGCATGCTGCGGACTGATCGGACTTAAACCCAGCCGTGGCCTGACCGTGGTAGAGCCGGATATGGGCAGCGCCTGGAGCGGCATGAGTGTCAGCCACGTCGTGACACGCAGTGTGCGCGACTCAGCCGCATTTCTGGACTTGCTGAAACTGGACAGAGCAGACCTGTTTGCGCTGCCTGCTGCAGACACTCCGTTTTTCGATCACTATGAGCGGGCAACCGGACCACTGAAAATTGCCTTCCAGACACAATCTCCGGATGGCAGCCCGTTACATCCTGACTGTCTGCAGGCAGCAGAGCTGGCAGCCAGGCAATGTGAGTCGCTGGGCCACCATGTGGAGCCTGTCACGCTGCCTATCAATTACCAGGAAATCGGGCAGGCTATGTCGACCCTTATCGGCATCCATGTGGCGCAGATTGTCCGTCCCGGGCTGGAGCAGCAGGAACTGGAACTGGATCAGGCAAACTTGTCCGAGTCAGCCAGACGGATGGCGACACGCGGGTTTAAGAGCAGTGCTATGGACTATCTGCAGGCACTTGATGTACTGAAACGCACAGAGCGTCAGATGGCAGCTTTTCATCAGCAGTACAACCTGATTCTATCTCCGGTGCTTACACAACCGCCTGTCGAGCTGGGCTGGCTGGATATGAACTCTCCGGATATCCGTGAGTATGCCCGGCGCTATGCGGCCTACAGCCCATTTACAGCTCTGTTTAACGGCACCGGACAACCGAGCATCAGTTTGCCCTTGCATAAATCGGAATCGGGGTTGCCTATCGGGGTAATGTTCAGCGCCGCCTGGGGGCAAGACCTGCAGCTGCTACAACTGGCAAACAGCCTGACACCGGAGTTGGTGGCGGTAGCTGCAAGCTGA
- a CDS encoding CaiB/BaiF CoA transferase family protein, protein MPGPLHGLKIIEMAGIGPAPLCGMMLADMGADVVRIDRKNSTLMAAQNPVNRGRRSIALDLKDPQDINTALALISKADVLIEGFRPGVMERLGLGPETCMQNNVRLIYGRMTGWGQHGPLAHAAGHDLNYIALSGALHAMSHDGQPPRPPLNLIGDYGGGGMLLLAGVLAALYETARSGKGQVIDAAMTDGTASLMTIFYGLRAAGQWRDEPGSNMLDGGAHFYDCYRCSDGKCISIGPIEPQFYTELLRRCELDQDPDFAEQMNARRWPMLKQKLQQLFETRSRAEWCELLEGSDVCFAPVLSMAEAPLHAHNKARATFVTVDGVQQPAPAPRFSRTPGELTTPPPKTGAHQQQILTDWGIHHGTQQ, encoded by the coding sequence ATGCCAGGACCATTGCATGGACTAAAAATAATCGAAATGGCAGGCATCGGTCCTGCGCCCCTGTGTGGCATGATGCTGGCTGATATGGGTGCAGATGTCGTCAGAATAGACCGGAAAAACTCCACGTTGATGGCAGCACAGAACCCGGTTAATCGCGGTCGCCGCTCAATTGCACTGGACCTGAAAGATCCGCAAGACATCAATACGGCACTGGCTCTTATCAGCAAGGCTGATGTATTGATTGAGGGTTTCCGGCCCGGCGTGATGGAGCGACTGGGGCTGGGTCCCGAGACCTGTATGCAAAACAATGTGCGCCTGATTTACGGCCGCATGACCGGCTGGGGGCAGCATGGGCCTTTGGCGCATGCGGCCGGTCATGACCTCAACTATATTGCACTGAGCGGTGCACTGCATGCGATGAGCCATGACGGGCAGCCGCCGCGCCCCCCGCTCAATTTGATCGGTGATTATGGCGGCGGCGGCATGTTGTTGCTGGCAGGCGTTCTCGCGGCACTGTATGAGACTGCCAGATCAGGTAAAGGACAGGTGATTGATGCCGCAATGACAGACGGCACCGCCAGTCTCATGACCATATTTTACGGATTGCGGGCAGCAGGCCAGTGGCGCGATGAGCCCGGCAGCAATATGCTTGATGGCGGTGCTCACTTTTATGATTGCTATCGCTGTTCTGACGGCAAATGCATCAGCATCGGCCCGATTGAACCGCAGTTCTATACTGAGCTGCTGAGACGCTGTGAACTCGACCAGGATCCCGACTTTGCCGAACAGATGAACGCCAGACGATGGCCTATGCTCAAGCAAAAGTTGCAACAGCTTTTTGAGACTCGATCCCGTGCCGAGTGGTGTGAATTGCTGGAAGGCAGTGATGTCTGCTTTGCGCCGGTATTAAGTATGGCGGAAGCCCCACTGCACGCGCATAATAAGGCCAGGGCAACATTTGTCACTGTTGATGGTGTGCAGCAGCCTGCACCAGCCCCCAGATTCTCCAGAACACCGGGAGAATTGACAACTCCGCCGCCAAAGACCGGGGCGCATCAGCAGCAAATCCTCACCGATTGGGGCATACACCATGGCACACAACAGTAA
- a CDS encoding XdhC family protein codes for MLSSQHHIINRVAQWLREDKTVWLCTILKTWGSSPRPEGAMMACTLDGELIGSISGGCIEEDFLQQLRDGSLKERYLDDRRPFIVHYGVSAEEQARLRLPCGGQLHVLVEYLEPHEANRAVFNEIDSALNNHQRISRLVDLHSGRVSTREQSSDDAVVFDDKTMLHSLSPRYKLLLLGAGDVARHVAELALAMDYEVTLCDPRPSYLDNWQVDGVKTSPDLPDDLVRDQFSDAYSGIVALAHDPRVDDMALMEALQTPAFYVGAMGSDRTSASRRQRLPELGLNEEQISRLHAPIGLQIGSKTPAEIAISILAEITAVRHQS; via the coding sequence ATGCTGAGCAGTCAACATCATATAATCAATCGTGTGGCGCAGTGGTTGCGTGAGGATAAAACCGTCTGGTTGTGTACCATATTAAAAACCTGGGGATCGTCACCACGCCCTGAGGGTGCCATGATGGCCTGTACGCTCGACGGCGAGCTGATTGGTTCCATTTCCGGCGGTTGCATCGAGGAGGATTTCCTGCAGCAGCTGCGCGATGGCAGCCTGAAAGAGCGTTACCTTGATGATCGCAGGCCATTTATTGTGCACTATGGTGTCTCTGCCGAGGAGCAGGCCCGCCTGCGTCTGCCTTGTGGTGGACAATTACATGTGCTTGTTGAGTATCTGGAACCGCATGAAGCCAATCGGGCTGTATTTAATGAAATTGATTCGGCCCTGAATAATCATCAGCGTATCAGTCGACTTGTTGACCTGCACAGCGGCCGGGTCAGTACCCGTGAACAATCTTCTGACGATGCCGTCGTTTTTGATGACAAGACCATGCTGCACAGCCTGAGTCCGCGTTATAAATTATTGTTGCTGGGGGCAGGCGACGTGGCACGTCATGTGGCCGAGCTGGCGCTGGCGATGGATTACGAAGTGACTTTGTGTGACCCGCGCCCCTCTTATCTGGATAACTGGCAGGTCGATGGCGTGAAAACATCGCCGGATCTGCCCGATGATCTGGTACGTGATCAGTTCAGTGACGCTTACAGCGGGATAGTGGCTCTGGCACACGATCCCCGTGTGGACGATATGGCGTTGATGGAGGCGCTTCAGACACCGGCATTCTATGTTGGTGCAATGGGCTCGGATCGGACGTCGGCCAGCCGCCGCCAGCGACTTCCTGAATTGGGATTGAACGAGGAGCAGATCAGCCGGCTGCATGCGCCCATCGGTTTACAGATAGGCAGCAAAACACCGGCTGAGATTGCGATTTCCATACTGGCGGAAATTACCGCCGTGCGACATCAGTCCTGA
- a CDS encoding sensor domain-containing diguanylate cyclase, producing the protein MAHNSNCDPQALQRRAALERYHILDSERDQAFDDINWLAATICDTPFAVINFIDTDRQWFKSEIGFGITQTELDVSICAHAILQPGLFIVPDTLKDRRFDSNPLVTGDPQLRFYAGALLETPDGIALGTLCVLDKRPRRLSEKQKQSLLKLASQVMQLLALYQTNESQKLMLQELDKTRAQLRVLAATDPLTGLLNRRAFNERLQQESARIKRSKQTSALLMADLDHFKAINDRFGHSAGDQAIKIFADICRRVFRQSDVICRWGGEEFMVLLPDTEKHQAGRVADRLHQVLSVTEIPGTADDIHLTISVGILALEPTRDIDSALLQVDQLLYDAKHSGRNITVLN; encoded by the coding sequence ATGGCACACAACAGTAACTGTGATCCACAGGCTTTGCAGCGCAGGGCGGCGCTGGAGCGATATCACATTCTGGACTCTGAGCGAGATCAGGCATTTGATGACATCAACTGGCTGGCCGCCACAATCTGTGACACGCCGTTTGCAGTCATCAATTTTATCGATACGGATCGTCAATGGTTCAAATCCGAGATCGGCTTTGGCATTACGCAAACGGAACTGGATGTGTCGATCTGCGCCCACGCCATATTGCAGCCCGGTCTGTTTATTGTGCCTGACACACTGAAAGACCGTCGATTCGACAGTAATCCGCTGGTTACCGGCGATCCCCAATTACGTTTTTATGCGGGCGCGCTTCTGGAAACCCCGGATGGCATCGCACTGGGAACGCTGTGCGTGCTTGATAAACGGCCACGCCGCCTGTCTGAAAAACAAAAGCAATCGTTACTGAAACTCGCCAGTCAGGTAATGCAACTGCTCGCCTTGTATCAGACCAATGAATCCCAGAAGCTCATGTTGCAGGAGCTCGATAAGACACGCGCTCAACTTCGTGTGCTTGCAGCCACCGACCCGTTAACCGGCCTGCTCAACCGCCGCGCCTTCAATGAACGCCTGCAACAGGAAAGCGCCCGTATAAAACGCAGCAAGCAGACGTCTGCGCTGCTGATGGCAGATCTGGACCACTTCAAGGCCATCAACGATCGTTTCGGTCACAGTGCCGGTGATCAGGCGATCAAGATTTTTGCCGATATCTGCCGCAGGGTTTTCCGCCAATCCGATGTCATCTGTCGCTGGGGCGGCGAAGAATTCATGGTCTTGTTGCCAGACACAGAAAAACATCAGGCTGGCCGGGTCGCTGATCGTCTGCATCAGGTTTTATCGGTCACTGAAATCCCGGGCACTGCAGATGACATCCATCTGACAATCAGTGTCGGCATTCTTGCTCTGGAGCCAACACGGGATATTGACTCGGCCCTCCTGCAGGTCGACCAGCTCCTGTACGATGCAAAACACAGCGGTCGTAACATTACGGTGCTTAATTGA
- a CDS encoding acyl-CoA dehydrogenase family protein codes for MHHESPWMNEELNILRDHTARFFQKEFVPHVKRWDEQGIVDRDAWNKAGSAGLLCASIPVEYGGGGGDFRHEMIIEEEMARAGVTGIGNSVHSGIVAHYILNYGSEEQKQKWLPRMASGELVGAIAMTEPGTGSDLQAIATQAKKDGDDYVISGQKTFLTNGQLANLICIVAKTDPAAGAKGVSLIMLETDLAPSGFKRGRNLDKIGLKAQDTSEIFFDDLRVPAVNLLGEREGLGFVQLMEQLPQERLIIAVSACVAIERALEYTIEYVKERKAFGKRILDFQNTQFKLAERQTEARLARVFVDDCAMKLLEGKLDASTAAMAKWWTTQKQCEIVDECLQFFGGYGYMMEYPIAKMYIDARIQKIYGGSNEIMKLLIARDL; via the coding sequence ATGCATCATGAATCCCCATGGATGAATGAAGAGTTAAACATTTTGCGTGATCACACCGCGCGATTTTTTCAGAAAGAATTTGTACCGCATGTTAAACGCTGGGACGAACAGGGCATCGTGGATCGTGATGCCTGGAACAAAGCCGGTTCGGCAGGGCTGTTGTGTGCATCAATACCCGTTGAGTATGGTGGAGGCGGTGGTGATTTCCGGCATGAAATGATCATTGAGGAAGAAATGGCCAGGGCCGGGGTGACGGGTATCGGTAATTCGGTGCATTCAGGTATTGTGGCGCATTACATTCTTAATTATGGCAGCGAGGAGCAGAAACAGAAGTGGCTGCCCAGGATGGCCAGTGGCGAACTGGTGGGTGCCATTGCCATGACAGAACCAGGTACCGGTTCAGATCTTCAGGCGATAGCTACTCAGGCCAAAAAAGATGGTGATGACTATGTCATCAGTGGTCAGAAGACCTTTTTGACCAATGGTCAGTTAGCGAATCTTATCTGTATTGTTGCCAAGACTGACCCGGCAGCAGGAGCCAAAGGTGTCTCACTGATTATGCTGGAAACTGATCTGGCGCCAAGTGGATTCAAACGCGGACGTAATCTGGACAAGATTGGTCTGAAGGCGCAGGACACCTCAGAAATATTTTTCGATGATCTGCGGGTGCCTGCCGTCAATCTGCTGGGAGAGCGCGAAGGTCTGGGGTTTGTGCAGTTGATGGAGCAGCTTCCCCAGGAGCGTCTGATTATTGCTGTCAGCGCCTGTGTGGCAATTGAGCGGGCGCTGGAGTATACCATTGAGTATGTGAAGGAAAGAAAAGCATTTGGTAAACGTATTCTGGACTTTCAGAATACCCAGTTCAAATTGGCTGAGCGTCAGACGGAAGCACGCCTCGCAAGGGTATTTGTGGATGACTGTGCCATGAAATTACTGGAAGGCAAGCTGGATGCCAGCACCGCAGCCATGGCCAAGTGGTGGACTACCCAAAAGCAGTGCGAAATTGTTGATGAGTGCCTGCAGTTTTTTGGCGGCTATGGCTATATGATGGAATACCCGATCGCCAAAATGTACATCGATGCCCGAATCCAGAAAATCTATGGCGGCAGCAATGAAATCATGAAGTTGCTGATTGCCCGGGATCTCTGA